In the Fusarium oxysporum f. sp. lycopersici 4287 chromosome 9, whole genome shotgun sequence genome, one interval contains:
- a CDS encoding hypothetical protein (At least one base has a quality score < 10): MLKIQTAAVPPSIHSSRTIHDPSGDSPSASVRITSAASVQASDQQSSTTRADPAWGLMNGIVGTAPMGAMYVRALYDYEADDRTSLSFHEGDVIQVITQLESGWWDGVINGVRGWFPSNYCQLITSPDDIPDGAHNGTFDAVEDDAEDPEMYDDQYDQDDDSEQDGPIALPLEGTDGGDSSRADFWIPQATPDGRLFYYNMMTGDRSMELPLESPVSSNETGPRDRMNVNIPDKTRPPPEMMARGLTQDEDDEYLTSASEAEGDSSRLASRRSKHTKRASFGALSPSTSMDSINGASPVGRLRNGASSNGHLAAGQVPNIASATSFTSTTYNLPTTATVPRSFFDDGSTPSLSWTLLVSNMRRAIDRYREAIMNNNRSEYVAKAEDISDHLRLLLAAGSGTTDNHSGQPSIISTNKALYPHFRDMMSKFSKLVISSHIAAADWPNAESIQKCLQEADGVLMGVYSYVEVARQQRGEEIPRLFPGFVIGSNTGGSWQNNGLGPRDEITANFLEDEEGVVEPTAILDNKMLERLDEQKRILVSSIRELDKSLVVLEKIVTPYRHEVIGNNVCFAGGRVLDTFRQWIAMIESIDLSSLGNSFQTPQLADLGTHKQSLYDNISDLILGCQAVAGPLADEWSEVRGEALENRLEYVRQCARALETNSSHIGFSLQLLSEQVQINMQQHQAEVRPRENSFVRSTLQRGETMPYDRPHQRTESRTAPVRPPLITSQSFTEGEPAPGNMRRGDYSKVKKIFGEDPSPQVPVTEDTPEFLLLDYEHEVSWDSKTSPPTVKGGSLLALVEQLTRHDKLDSNFNNTFLLTYRSFTTARELFEMLIKRFNIQPPEGLSQADFEIWRDRKQKLIRFRVVNILKNWFDNFWMEDYNDESKQLVRDVYSFAKDTVKSTETPGSAPLMAVLDQRLSGKEAGARRMIQTVNQNTPTPIMPKNMKKLKFLDIDVVEFARQLTIVESRLYGKVKATECLNKTWQKKVPEGEPDLAPNVKALILHSNQMTNWVAEMILAQMEVKKRVVVIKHFVSVADRCRSLNNFSTLTSIISALGTAPIARLKRTWDQVPQRTHATLESMRRVMASTKNFGEYREALHAANPPCIPFFGVYLTDLTFIEDGIPSIIKKTNLINFAKRAKTAEVIRDIQQYQNVGYSLQPVPELQDYILNNMQAAGDVHEMYDKSLQVEPREREDEKIVRYVALRNTPASYGAVPSFF, from the exons ATGCTCAAGATACAGACCGCCGCCGTGCCGCCAAGTATCCACTCTTCGCGCACTATCCACGACCCCTCCGGCGACTCACCGTCCGCTTCCGTGCGCATCACGTCTGCTGCCTCCGTTCAAGCTTCTGACCAACAATCCTCGACAACTCGGGCTGATCCCGCCTGGGGCCTCATGAACGGCATCGTCGGTACCGCCCCAATGGGGGCCATGTATGTCCGCGCCCTCTACGACTACGAGGCCGACGATCGCACTAGTCTCAGTTTCCACGAAGGAGATGTAATTCAAGTCATCACCCAGCTCGAGAGCGGCTGGTGGGATGGCGTTATAAATGGTGTTCGAGGCTGGTTCCCTAGCAACTACTGTCAGCTTATCACGAGTCCCGACGATATACCTGACGGCGCCCACAATGGAACCTTTGACGCTGTCGAGGATGATGCCGAAGATCCTGAGATGTACGACGACCAATATGACCAAGACGACGACTCCGAACAAGACGGCCCTATCGCGTTGCCCCTCGAGGGGACCGACGGAGGAGATAGTTCGAGGGCCGATTTTTGGATTCCACAAGCTACCCCCGACGGGCGCTTGTTCTATTACAATATGATGACAGGAGACCGCAGCATGGAACTGCCCCTGGAGTCTCCCGTATCTTCAAACGAGACTGGTCCACGAGATCGAATGAATGTCAATATCCCCGACAAAACCAGGCCACCTCCTGAGATGATGGCCCGTGGTTTGACTCAagatgaggacgacgagTATCTGACGTCCGCATCCGAGGCCGAGGGCGACTCATCTAGACTGGCCTCACGTCGTTCCAAG CATACTAAACGTGCCTCTTTCGGTGCCTTATCCCCATCAACTTCCATGGACTCCATCAATGGCGCATCGCCTGTTGGCCGTCTGCGAAATGGCGCCTCGTCCAATGGCCACCTTGCTGCAGGACAGGTCCCTAATATAGCATCCGCGACCTCTTTTACTAGCACCACCTATAACTTACCGACTACAGCTACAGTTCCTCGATCGTTTTTCGACGACGGCTCTACGCCTTCACTTAGCTGGACTCTTCTTGTCTCTAATATGCGACGTGCTATCGATCGGTATCGGGAAGCCATCATGAACAATAACCGCTCAGAATACGTAGCAAAAGCCGAAGACATATCTGACCATCTACGACTGCTACTTGCCGCTGGGTCAGGGACTACCGATAACCACTCTGGTCAGCCATCTATTATTTCAACGAACAAGGCTCTCTATCCTCACTTTCGAGACATGATGTCCAAATTCTCCAAGCTCGTAATCTCTTCTCATATAGCAGCTGCAGACTGGCCCAATGCCGAATCTATCCAGAAATGCCTCCAGGAAGCTGACGGAGTTCTCATGGGCGTATACAGCTATGTGGAAGTGGCTCGACAACAACGAGGCGAGGAAATTCCTCGACTCTTCCCAGGCTTTGTGATTGGTAGTAATACAGGTGGAAGTTGGCAAAACAACGGCTTGGGCCCTCGAGATGAAATCACAGCCAACTTCctcgaagatgaagagggcgTTGTAGAGCCAACTGCAATTCTCGACAACAAGATGCTTGAGCGACTGGACGAACAGAAGCGTATTTTGGTATCCAGCATCCGAGAGCTCGACAAGAGCCTGGTCGTCCTAGAGAAAATCGTTACACCCTACAGGCATGAAGTTATCGGAAACAATGTTTGTTTTGCCGGTGGTAGGGTACTCGACACATTCAGACAATGGATTGCCATGATCGAATCGATCGATTTGTCTTCCCTTGGCAACAGCTTCCAGACGCCTCAGTTAGCTGACCTCGGAACACACAAGCAGAGCCTTTACGACAATATCTCTGATCTTATTCTTGGATGTCAAGCTGTCGCCGGACCCTTGGCTGATGAATGGTCCGAAGTCCGTGGTGAAGCACTGGAAAACCGTCTGGAATATGTCAGACAATGTGCCAGAGCCCTGGAAACTAACTCTTCACATATCGGATTCTCACTTCAACTATTGTCTGAACAGGTTCAAATCAACATGCAACAACATCAGGCTGAAGTACGACCTCGGGAGAATTCTTTTGTTCGAAGCACCCTGCAACGAGGCGAGACAATGCCTTATGACCGACCACACCAGCGAACAGAATCAAGGACTGCTCCTGTACGACCGCCACTTATCACATCACAATCTTTCACCGAAGGCGAGCCTGCTCCTGGCAATATGCGCAGAGGCGATTattccaaggtcaagaagatatTTGGCGAAGATCCTTCGCCTCAAGTTCCAGTGACCGAAGATACACCAGAATTCTTACTCCTAGATTATGAACATGAAGTCTCCTGGGACAGCAAGACCTCACCACCTACTGTTAAGGGAGGATCtctccttgcccttgttgaACAGTTAACTCGTCACGACAAGCTCGATTCGAACTTCAACAATACCTTCCTTCTCACTTACCGATCATTCACAACAGCTCGGGAACTTTTCGAGATGCTTATCAAACGATTCAACATCCAACCGCCAGAAGGTCTGTCACAGGCGGATTTCGAGATTTGGAGGGACCGAAAGCAAAAGCTTATTCGCTTCCGTGTTGTTAACATTCTAAAGAATTGGTTCGATAATTTCTGGATGGAGGATTACAACGACGAGTCAAAACAACTTGTTCGTGATGTCTACAGTTTCGCTAAAGACACAGTCAAATCTACAGAAACTCCTGGTTCAGCACCCTTAATGGCGGTCCTTGATCAGAGGCTCAGTGGAAAGGAGGCTGGCGCTCGCAGGATGATTCAAACAGTGAACCAGAACACGCCAACGCCGATCATGCCCAAgaacatgaagaagctcaagttcTTGGATATTGACGTCGTTGAGTTTGCCCGCCAGCTCACCATTGTCGAATCCCGCTTGTACGGCAAGGTTAAGGCGACAGAATGTCTGAACAAGACGTGGCAGAAGAAGGTCCCTGAGGGCGAGCCTGATTTGGCCCCCAACGTTAAAGCGCTTATCCTCCACTCTAACCAGATGACCAACTGGGTCGCTGAGATGATTCTGGCGCAAATGGAAGTCAAGAAGCGAGTGGTTGTTATCAAGCACTTCGTTTCTGTTGCTGAC CGTTGCCGCTCCCTGAACAACTTCTCAACACTAACATCGATTATTTCCGCATTGGGCACTGCACCCATCGCTCGTCTTAAGCGAACATGGGACCAGGTACCCCAACGTACACACGCTACATTAGAATCGATGCGGCGGGTGATGGCAAGCACCAAGAACTTCGGAGAGTACCGAGAGGCTCTTCATGCAGCCAACCCCCCTTGTATCCCTTTCTTCG GTGTCTATTTAACTGATCTGACATTCATTGAGGATGGCATTCCgtccatcatcaagaagactAACCTCATTAACTTTGCTAAACGTGCCAAAACTGCTGAGGTCATTCGCGATATTCAGCAGTATCAGAACGTGGGGTACTCACTGCAACCAGTGCCTGAGCTGCAAGATTACATCTTGAACAACATGCAGGCCGCTGGGGATGTTCACGAGATGTATGACAAGAGTTTGCAAGTTGAGCCTCGTGAGCgagaggatgagaagattgTGAGGTATGTTGCATTGCGGAATACGCCCGCATCGTATGGAGCGGTGCCATCTTTCTTCTAA